The window CTGCTCGGTCTGCAACTGGATGGGTGTGAGGCATGAAGGTCGAAGTGAAACTGTTCGGTGCGTTCCGCGACCACCAGCCGGACGCGCGGGTCGCGCTGGAACTTGCCGAGGGCGCGACGGTCGCCGACCTGCGCCGTGCATTGGAGACCCATGCCGCCGCGCACTGGCCGGCGTTCAATCCGAAGCTGCTGGCGTATTCGGCCTTCGCCAGCGACAGGGCGGTGCTGCGCGAAGCCGATCCGATTCCAGCCGATGGCCAGATGGCGGTGCTGCCACCGGTGAGCGGAGGCTGACGTGAACGCAACGGAAGAAAGCAGGCATCACTGTGCTGTCGTCGATATCGCCGAGGGCAAGCTCGATCCGTCCGCCGCGCTGGAGTTCGTCTCCGATCCCGGCTTCGGCGGCATCGCGATGTTCGTCGGCCGCGTGCGCGATCTCAACCACGGGCGCGTGGTGACCGGCGTGAGCTACGACATGTTCGACGCGCTGGCGCTGAACGGCTTCGCCGACATCGCCGCGCGCTGCGATGCCGAGTTCGGCCCGAAGCTCAAGCTCTACATCGCCCATGCCAAGGGCCGCCTCGGCATCGGCGATCTGGCGGTGGTGGTGGCCGCCGGCACGCCGCACCGCGACGAGGCGTTCCGCGCCTGTCGGCAGGTGATCGAGGCGGTCAAGCACACCAGCCCGGTCTGGAAGCAGGAACACTACGAGGACGGCGACAGCGTGTGGAGCGAAGGCTGTTCGCTGTGCGGCCACGAACCCGAAGTCGCCCGGGACGCCCATGCCGGCCACGGTCACTGATCCGGCGTGGACGGGCGTGGTGCTGGCCGGCGGCCGGTCGAGCCGGATGGGCCGCGACAAGGCCGGCCTGCCCTGGCACGGCAAACCATTGCTGCATCACATGGCATACCTGTTGCGCGAAGCTGGCGCGTCGCATGTGGCGGTCAGCGGCGATTACCCGGAACTGGATGGCATTCCCGATACGGAGCGCGACCTTGGCCCGCTGGGCGGCATCGCCGGCGTGGCCGCTGCCTTGCCGGACGGGCCGCTGCTGATAGTGCCGGTGGACATGCCCATGATCGCTGCGCCGCTGCTCGCAACGCTGGCGACCAGCGACGCGCGCTGCGCCTGCTACCGCGACCACATGCTGCCGCTGCGCCTGCAACTGGACGCGCGCCTGCGCGACTGGCTGCCGGAGGCGCTGCGGCTCCCCCCCAACCGGCGCTCGCTGCGCGCCCTGCACGCGGCGCAGGACGGCGTCTTCCTGCCGCTGCCGGAACATGCCGCCGCACAACTCGACAATCTCAACACGCCCGAACAATGGCAGGAGGCGGCGCGATGAAAGTGCAGATGCAGGGCCAAAGCCTGCGGTTCCGCATCGACGAAGCGGAGCTGGCGGCATTGCAGGCGGGGCAGGCGGTGGACAACCTGACCCGCTTCCCCGGCGGCAGCCTGCGGCAGTCCGTCGTCCTCACCGATGCCGCCGAACCCATGCTGGAAGGCGGTGTGCGATTGCATCTGCCGCGTGCATTGCTGGAGCCCTATATGGCGCGCCTGCCGTGCCGGGACGGACTGACGATCCGCCTGCCGCTGGATGCCAATGGGGGCGATGAGGCAATCGAGATCGATTTCGAGGTGGACGTGCGCGACAGCGTGCGCAATCGCGGCGTGAGCAGGCGTTAGGCCGCTTTAAACAATATGGCAAACCCATACCTGTTATCCGGAGCTGCGCTGAGCGCGCTCGCGGCCCTACTACACCTCGGCTGCATCTTCTTTGGCCCACCTTGGTACCGCTTCTTCGGTGCAGGTGAGCGCATGGCTCAACTCTCTGCTGCCGGCCATATCGCCCCTACCCTCATCACGACGGGAATTGCTGCAGTGCTCGGCGTTTGGTCGCTCTACGCTCTGTCCGGCGCCGGCGTCATTCCAAGGCTCCCGCTTATTCGCACCGGGCTTTGCGTCATTACCGGCATTTACCTGCTGCGGGGTGTAGCAGGATTCGTCCTCGCAGCCGTTGCACCCGGTGAGCGCAGTGTGGCCTTCTGGTGCTGGAGTTCCCTGATTTGCCTTGGCATCGGCACGCTGTATCTTGTCGGTACTCGACAGGTCTGGCCCGAGCTTTCTCGCGGCGCGGCCTAACAATTCAATCAAGTCGAGACCGCTTCGCGGTCCGACTTATTTCAGGCGTTAGCTCACAACTCATCCCTCTCCCCACGCAGCGGGGAGAGGGGGCCGAAGGAGGGTGAGGGGCGCTCTTCGCGCAGAGCACGCCCCTCATCCGCCCTTCGGGCTGTCTCCCCGTGAACGGGGAGAAGGGAGTTCATGCGGGATGTCGGGTGCTTCGTGCCTCGCCAGCGCGGGACTTGATCTGAGTCAAGCGGCAGTCGGCCGCCGGCACAGGATTTGATTCCGATCAAATTGGGGAAGGGGCCGCGCGCCCATGCTGCCGCCATCGCGATAGCGCTGCGCCCAGCGGCGCGCCCATCGCCCAGCGGCTTCTCCCTGTACAGGCAAATCCCCATGAGCGCCCAACTGGCCAACAAGCCACGCAGCGTCGGTTTCCTGATCCACGATTGGCATCCGGAGGACGCCGCGTTCTGGGCGAAGACCGGCAACCGCATCGCCAACCGCAACCTGGCGATCTCGATCCCGGCGCTGCTGCTGGCGTTCGCGATCTGGCAGATGTTCTCTGCCGTCACCGTCAGCCTGCCGCAGGTGGGCTTCCAGTTCGACACCAACCAACTGTTCTGGCTGGCGGCGTTGCCCGCGCTGTCCGGGGCGACGTTGCGCATCTTCTACTCGTTCGTGGTGCCGCTGTTCGGCGGCCGGCGCTGGACGGCAATCGCGACAGCCTCGCTGCTGATCCCGGCGGTCTGGCTGGGCTTCGCGGTGCAGGACACGACGACGCCGTACTGGCACTTCGTCGCCATCGCCATCCTCTGCGGCTTCGGCGGCGGCAACTTCGCCTCGTCGATGTCCAACATCTCGTTCTTCTATCCGAAGGCGAAGCAGGGCTTCGCACTGGGGATGAACGCGGGGCTGGGCAACCTCGGCGTGTCGGCCACCCAGTTCGTGATTCCGCTGGTCATCACCTTCGGGCTGTTCGGCGCGGTCGCCGGCGCGCCGCAGCTGACCGCCGAGGGCAAGCAGCTGTTCCTGCAAAATGCGGGCTTCGTGTGGGTGCCGTTCCTGCTGGTCTGCGCGGTGGCCGCGTGGTTCGGCATGCACGACTTGGCCGCCGCGCGCTCCTCGTTCGCCGAGCAGGCGGTGATCTTCAAGCGCAAGCACAACTGGCTGATGTGCTGGCTGTACATCGGCACGTTCGGGTCGTTCATCGGCTTCTCGGCCGGCTTCCCGATGCTCATCAAGACGCAGTTCCCGGACGTGAACCCGATGGCCTACGCCTTCCTCGGGCCGCTGGTTGGCGCGCTGATGCGTTCGGTGGGCGGCTGGCTGTCGGACAAGCTGGGCGGCGCGCTGCTGACCTTCTGGGTGTTCGCGCTGATGATCGTCGGCGTGTTCGCGGTGCTGCATTTCCTGCCGGAGCACGGGCAGGGCGGCAATTTCCACGGCTTCCTCGGCAGCTTCATGGCGCTGTTCGTGCTCAGCGGCATCGGCAACGCCTCGACGTTCCGCATGATCCCGGTGATCTTCCGCACCCTGCACGAGCGCTGGTCGGCCAATGCCGACGCGGACGGCAAGGCGGCGGCGACGCGGCAGGCCGGCATCGAATCGGCGGCGGTGATCGGGTTCAGTTCGGCCATCGGCGCCTACGGCGGCTTCTTCATTCCCAAGAGCTACGGCTCGTCCATCGCATGGACGGGCGGGCCGGCGTTGGCGCTGTACGGCTTCGTCGTGTTCTACGCGACGTGTCTGGCGGTGACGTGGTGGTGGTACTTCCGGCGCGGTGCGGAGACGCCGTGCTGAGCTTCGACGAGGCAATCGCGGCGGCCATTCCCGCCATCAGCCAGATGCGTGCGCGCGGATCGCGAACGCCAGCCAAGAGGGTGTTTCCATGAGTTATTTCCTTGACCGCCTGCAGTTCTTCAAGCGCAACCCGGAGACGTTCGCGGACGGCCACGGCTTCACCAAGACCGAGAGCCGCGATTGGGAGAACAGCTACCGCGCGCGCTGGCAGTACGACAAGATCGTGCGCTCCACGCATGGCGTGAACTGCACCGGCTCGTGCAGCTGGAAGATCTACGTAAAGAACGGCTTGGTGACCTGGGAAACCCAGCAGACCGACTACCCGCGCACGCGGCCCGACCTGCCCAACCACGAGCCGCGCGGTTGCCCGCGCGGTGCCAGCTATTCCTGGTACCTGTACAGCGCCAACCGGCTGAAGTACCCGCTGGTGCGCGGCGCGCTGCTGCGGATGTGGCGGCAGGCGCGCAAGACGATGAGTCCGGTGGACGCATGGGCCAGCATCGTCGAAGACCCGGCGAAGGCGAAGGACTACAAGTCGCGGCGCGGCATGGGCGGCTTCGCGCGGGTGCGCTGGGACGAGGCGAACGAGATGATCGCCGCGTCCAACCTCTACACCGTGAAAACCTACGGCCCCGACCGCGTGATCGGCTTCTCGCCGATCCCGGCGATGTCGATGGTGTCCTATGCGTCCGGCGCGCGTTATCTGTCGCTGCTGGGCGGCGTGTGCCTGTCGTTCTACGACTGGTACTGCGACCTGCCGCCGGCCTCGCCGCAGATATGGGGCGAGCAGACCGACGTGCCGGAATCGGCGGATTGGTACAACAGCCGCTACATCATCGCGTGGGGCAGCAACGTCCCGCAGACGCGTACGCCGGACGCGCATTTCTTCACCGAGGCGCGCTACAACGGCACCAAGACGGTGGCGATCACCCCGGACTATTCCGAAGTCGCCAAGCTCACCGACCACTGGCTGCATCCCAAGCAGGGCACCGACGCCGCGCTGGCGTTCGCGTTCGGCCATGTGATCCTGAAGGAGTTCCACGTCGATGCACCGTCGCAGTACTTCACCGACTACTGCCGGCAGTACACCGACATGCCGTTGCTGGTGCGGCTGGAGCAGCGCGACGACGGGCGCATCGTGCCGGAGCGGTTCCTGCGCGCGTCCGATCTCGGCGGGCTGGGCGAGGCCAACAATCCCGAGTGGAAGACGCTGGCGTTCGACGAGCACACCGATGCGATCAGCATTCCCAACGGTTCAGTCGGTTTCCGCTGGGGGGAGAAAGGGCGCTGGAACATCGAGGAGAAGGACAGCGAAGGCCGCGAGACGCGCCTGCGGTTGTCCCTCAAGGACGGCTTCGATGCCATCGCGGCGGTGAGCTTCCCGTACTTCGGCGGCGTCGAGCACGAGAAGTGGACGGCATCGAAGTTCGAAGATGTGCTGGAGCGCAACATCCCCGTGCGCAAGCTGCAGCTCGCCGACGGCAAGGAATGGATGGTCGCCACCGTCTATGACCTGCTGCTGGCGCAGTACGGCGTGGATCGCGGCTTCGGCGGCGGCAACGTGGCGTCGAGCTTCGACGACAACGTGCCGGGTACGCCCGCATGGCAGGAAACGATCACCGGCGTGCCGCGTCTGGACGTGATCGAGATCGCGCGCGAGTTCGCCCGCACCGCCGACAAGACCCGTGGCCGCAGCATGATCATCGTCGGCGCGGCGATGAACCACTGGTACCACAACGACATGAACTACCGCGGCCTCATCAACATGCTGATGATGTGCGGCTGCGTGGGCCAGACGGGCGGCGGCTGGGCGCATTACGTGGGGCAGGAGAAGCTGCGCCCGCAGACCGGCTGGCAGCCGCTGGCGTTCGGGCTGGACTGGAGCCGCCCGCCGCGGCACATGAACGGCACGTCATTCTTCTATTTCAACTCAAGCCAGTACCGCTACGAAAAGCTGGACGTGAAGGAAATCCTGTCGCCGCTGGCCGACGCCTCGAAATACGGCGGCAGCATGGCCGACTTCAACCTGCGCGCGGTGCGGATGGGCTGGCTGCCGAGCGCGCCGCAGCTCGACCGCAATCCGTTCGAGGTGGTGCGCGAGGCGGAGAAGGCGGGCGTCGCCCCGGTCGATTACGCGGTGGCGCAGATGAAGTCCGGCGCGCTGGATTTCGCCTTCGCCGACCCGGACGCGCCGAAGAACTACCCGCGCAACCTGTTCATCTGGCGCTCCAACCTGCTCGGTTCCTCGGGCAAGGGCCACGAATACATGCTGCGCCACCTGCTCGGCACCCGCCACGGCGTGCAGGGCAAGGACTTGGGCGAGCGCGGCGCGACCAAACCCGACGAAGTGAAATGGCGCGACGAAGCGCCGGAAGGCAAGCTCGACCTGCTGGTCACGCTGGACTTCCGCATGTGCACCACCGCGCTGTACAGCGACATCGTGCTGCCCACCGCGACGTGGTACGAGAAGAACGACCTCAACACTTCCGACATGCACCCGTTCATCCATCCGCTGTCGAAGGCGGTGGATCCGGCGTGGGAAGCGCGCAGCGATTGGGACATCTTCAAGGGCATCGCCAAGACCGTCAGCGACATGGCCCCCGGCGTGCTGGAAGTGGAAAAGGATCTAGTGCTGGTGCCGACGCTGCACGACACGCCCAACGAACTGGCGATGCCGTTCGGCGTGGCCGACTGGAAGAAGGGCGAGTGCGAGCCGATCCCCGGCAAGACCATGCCCTCGATGGTGGTGGTGGAGCGCGATTACCGCGACATCTACAAGAAGTTCACCTCGCTCGGCCCGCTGCTGGACAAGCTCGGCAACGGCGGCAAGGGCATGCAGTGGGATACCAAGGACGAGGTGAAGTTCCTCGGCGATCTCAACCTGCGCGTGCGCGAGGAAGGCGTCAGCCACGGCCGGCCCAACATCGACACTGCCATCGACGCCGCCGAAGTCATCATGCACCTCGCGCCGGAAACCAACGGCCACGTGGCGGTGAAGGCGTGGGAATCGCTGGGTACGTTCACCGGCCGCGACCACACCCATCTGGCGGTCGGCAAGGAACACGAGGCGATCCGCTTCCGCGATATTCAAGCGCAGCCGCGCAAGATCATTTCCTCGCCGATCTGGTCGGGGCTGGAGGACGAGCACGTCAGCTACAACGCCGGCTACACCAACGTCCACGAGCTGATCCCGTGGCGCACGCTGACCGGCCGCCAGCAGTTCTATCAGGATCACGAATGGATGCTGGCCTTCGGCGAAGGCTTCATGCAGTACCGCCCGCCGGTGGACACCAAGACCATCGCGCCGATCCTCGGCAAGAAGCCGAACGGCCACAAGGAGATCGTGCTGAACTGGATCACCCCGCACCAGAAGTGGGGCATCCACAGCACCTATTCCGACAATCTGCTGATGCAGACGCTGTCGCGCGGCGGGCCCATCGTGTGGCTGTCCGAGGACGACGCGCGCGACGCCGGGATCGAGGACAACGACTGGATCGAGCTGTTCAACGTCAACGGCGCAATCGCCGCGCGCGCGGTGGTCAGCCAGCGGATGATGCCGGGCATCGCGATGATGTACCACGCGCAGGAACGCATCATCAACACGCCCGGCAGCGAGATCACCGGCACGCGCGGCGGCATCCACAACTCGGTGACGCGCGTGGTGCTCAAGCCCACCCACATGATCGGCGGCTATGCGCAGTACGCCTACGGCTTCAACTACTACGGCACCGTCGGCACCAACCGCGACGAGCTGGTGGTGGTGCGCAAGATGGACAAGGTCGATTGGCTGGACGGTGAGCCCGTGCCTGCCGCCAGCGCGCAGGAGGTGGCGTGATGAAAGTGCGTGCGCAAATCGCGATGGTGCTGAACCTCGACAAGTGCATCGGCTGCCACACCTGCTCGATCACCTGCAAGAACGTGTGGACGTCGCGCGAGGGCGTGGAATACGCGTGGTTCAACAACGTCGAAACCAAGCCCGGCGTGGGCTATCCCAAGGAATGGGAAAATCAGGACAAGTGGAACGGCGGCTGGGTGCGCAGCGCGTCCGGCAAGCTGGTGCCGCGCGCCGGCGGGCGCTGGCGGATGCTGTCGAAGATTTTCGCCAACCCCGACCTGCCGCAGATCGACGACTACTACGAGCCGTTCGATTTCGACTACCAGCACCTGCATCAGGCCCCGGACGGCAAGCATCAGCCGACCGCGCGCCCGCGCTCGCTGATCACCGGCCAGCGCATGCAGAAGATCCACTGGGGGCCGAACTGGGAGGAAATCCTCGGCACCGAGTTCGCCAAGCGGGCGAAGGACAAGAACTTCGACAACGTGCAGAAGGAAATCTACGGCGCGTTCGAGAAGACCTTCATGATGTACCTGCCGCGCCTGTGCGAGCACTGCCTCAATCCGGCCTGCGTCTCGGCCTGTCCGTCCGGCGCGATCTACAAGCGCGAGGAGGACGGCATCGTCCTGATCGATCAGGACAAGTGCCGGGGCTGGCGCATGTGCGTGTCGGCCTGTCCGTACAAGAAGATCTACTACAACTGGAAGTCGGGCAAATCCGAGAAGTGCATCTTCTGCTACCCGCGCATCGAGATGGGCGAGCCGACGGTGTGTTCGGAAACCTGCGTGGGCCGCATCCGCTATCTCGGCGTGCTGCTGTACGACGCCGACCGCATCCAGGAAGCGGCATCGACGCCGGCAGAGAAAGACCTGTATCAGGCCCACCTCGACATCTTCCTCGATCCGTTTGATCCGGCGGTGATCGAAGCCGCGCGCAAGGAAGGCATCCCCGACAGCTGGCTGGACGCGGCCAAGCAGTCGCCGACCTACAAGCTCGCCATCGACTGGAAGCTGGCGCTGCCGCTGCACCCGGAATACCGCACGCTGCCGATGGTCTGGTACGTGCCGCCGCTGTCGCCGATCCAGTCCGCCGCCGAGCGCGGCCGCGTCGGCATGAACGGCGAGCTGCCGGACGTGGGCTCGCTGCGCATCCCCGTGCGCTACCTCGCCAACATGCTGACGGCGGGCGACGAAGCGCCGGTGGTGCGCGCGCTGGAACGGATGATGGCGATGCGCGCGTGGCGGCGTTCGCTGAACGTCGACGGCGTCGAGGATCTGGCGGTGCTGAAGCAGGCCGGGCTGACCGTGGCGCAGGCCGAGGACATGTACCGCTATCTGGCGATCGCCAATTACGAGGACCGCTTCGTGATCCCCAGCGCGCACCGCGAATACGCCAACGACGCCTTCGGCGAGCGCGGCGGCTGCGGCTTCAGCTGGGGCAACGGTTGCAGCGGCGATTCGCCGGCCGACCTGTTCGGCCAGCGCAAGACCACCACCTATGCGGTGCATCCGAACCGGCAGGAAGCGCCGCTGGAGGTGGTCGAATGAGCCTGCTCAAACTGGTCGGCGTGCTGCTGGACTATCCGCAGGACGCGCTGTGGCAGCACGGCGAGGAATTGCTGGAAGCGGCCAACGATCCGGGCCTGCCGTTGCCGCGCCGGCAGGCGCTGGTGCAGCTCGTGCGCGAGCTGCTGGACACCGACGCGCTGGACGCGCAGGAGCGCTGGCTGATGCTGTTCGACCGCGGCCGCTCGATGAGCCTGCTGCTGTTCGAGCACATCCACGGCGAATCGCGCGACCGCGGGCAGGCGATGGTCGATCTGGTCGAGGCCTATCGGAAAAACGGCTTCGAGCTGAGCGCCAAGGAACTGCCGGACTACCTGCCGCTGCTGCTGGAATACCTCAGCCAGCGTCCGCAGGCCGAAGCCCGCGACTGGCTGCGCCACGTCAGCCACATCATCGGCCTGCTGGCCGCGCGCGCAGGCGAGCGCAGCAGCCCCTACGCGGTGCTGCTGGAACTGCTGGTCGAATACGCCGAAGGCCGGCTCGAACTCGACGCCTTGCGCAAGCGCGCCAGCGAAGAACCGCGCGACGACACGCCGGAAGCGATGGATCGGCTGTGGGAGGAGGAAGCGGTGCGCTTCGGTGCGGAAGCGCCGGGCGAGGACTGCACGCCGCCCACCCGCATGCCCGCCCGCACGTCCACGCCGCCCGCCGCCGCCCGACAGGTGCAGCCATGAACTACCTCAATACCTTCGCGTTCCAGTTCTATCCCTACATCGCGCTGGCGGTGTTCCTGATCGGCAGCTGGGTGCGCTTCGACAAGTCGATGTACACTTGGCGCACCGGTTCCAGCCAACTGCTGTCCGACAAGGGCATGCGCATCGGCAGCAACCTGTTCCACCTCGGCATCCTCGCCATCCTCGGCGGCCACCTGGTCGGCCTGCTGACGCCGCACGCGCTGTACGAGCAGTTCATCACCGCGCCGCAGAAGCAGCTGCTGGCGATGGTGGCCGGCGGCGTATTCGGCGCGGTCTGCCTGGTCGGCATCGTCATCCTGACCGTGCGCCGGCTGTCCAACCCGCGCGTGCGCGCCACCGGCACCGCCGGCGACACCGTGATCCTGCTGCTGCTGTTCGCGCAGTTGCTGCTGGGCCTGTACACCATCGTGGCGTCCACCCACCACATGGACGGCGGCGTGATGATGGCGCTGGCCGAATGGGCGCAGCACATCGTCACCTTCCGCGGCGGCGCGGCGGAGTTCGTGGTGGGCGTGCACTGGGTGTACAAGGCGCACATCTTCCTCGGCCTGACGCTGATCCTGCTCACGCCGTTCACCCGCCTGGTGCACGTGTGGAGCATCCCGCTCGGCTACCTGTGGCGGCCGTACCAGGTGGTGCGTCGCCGCCAGCCGACCCTGCGCTACGGGCCGAGGAGCTGAGTCATGGGGGCCAGCAAGCCACGCCTGCGCGAACTGCCGATCACCGTCATCGATTCGGGGAAACCGGCCGCGCAGGAAGCCAGCGAGCACCAGCACGACCATGCCGATGATGGCCCGCGCACGCTGGGCCAGCCGGCGCCGGCCTTCCTGTTCGTCGGCGATGTCGCGATCAGCGAGGCCGAGATCGCCCGCGAGATGCAGTTCCATCGCGCGATGACGCCGGAGAAATCGCGCGCCGATGCCGCCCGCGCGCTGGTGGTGCGCGAGCTGCTGCGGTGCGAAGTGGCGCGGCTGGGGCTGCAAGCCGCCGTGCAGGCGCAGGCCGGCGAGCCTGAGGAAGAAGCCTGCATCCGCGCGCTGCTGGAGCGCGAGGTGGACAACCGGGTGCCGTCCGAGGACGACTGCCGGCGCTACTTCGAGCAGAACCCGGAGCGCTTCCACGCGCCGGATCGCATCCGCGTGCGCCACATCCTGCTGGGCGCGGCGGCCGATGACGTGACGGGCCGTTTCAACGCGCGCGAACAGGCGGAAAAACTCGTTGCCGAACTGAAGGCGCAGCCGCACCTGTTCGCCGACTTCGCGCTGCGCCATTCCGATTGCCCCTCGAAGGAGGCAGGCGGCGACCTCGGCTGGCTGGAACGCGGCCAGACCGTGCCGGAGTTCGACCGGCAGGTGTTCCGCC is drawn from Thermomonas brevis and contains these coding sequences:
- a CDS encoding nitrate reductase subunit alpha encodes the protein MSYFLDRLQFFKRNPETFADGHGFTKTESRDWENSYRARWQYDKIVRSTHGVNCTGSCSWKIYVKNGLVTWETQQTDYPRTRPDLPNHEPRGCPRGASYSWYLYSANRLKYPLVRGALLRMWRQARKTMSPVDAWASIVEDPAKAKDYKSRRGMGGFARVRWDEANEMIAASNLYTVKTYGPDRVIGFSPIPAMSMVSYASGARYLSLLGGVCLSFYDWYCDLPPASPQIWGEQTDVPESADWYNSRYIIAWGSNVPQTRTPDAHFFTEARYNGTKTVAITPDYSEVAKLTDHWLHPKQGTDAALAFAFGHVILKEFHVDAPSQYFTDYCRQYTDMPLLVRLEQRDDGRIVPERFLRASDLGGLGEANNPEWKTLAFDEHTDAISIPNGSVGFRWGEKGRWNIEEKDSEGRETRLRLSLKDGFDAIAAVSFPYFGGVEHEKWTASKFEDVLERNIPVRKLQLADGKEWMVATVYDLLLAQYGVDRGFGGGNVASSFDDNVPGTPAWQETITGVPRLDVIEIAREFARTADKTRGRSMIIVGAAMNHWYHNDMNYRGLINMLMMCGCVGQTGGGWAHYVGQEKLRPQTGWQPLAFGLDWSRPPRHMNGTSFFYFNSSQYRYEKLDVKEILSPLADASKYGGSMADFNLRAVRMGWLPSAPQLDRNPFEVVREAEKAGVAPVDYAVAQMKSGALDFAFADPDAPKNYPRNLFIWRSNLLGSSGKGHEYMLRHLLGTRHGVQGKDLGERGATKPDEVKWRDEAPEGKLDLLVTLDFRMCTTALYSDIVLPTATWYEKNDLNTSDMHPFIHPLSKAVDPAWEARSDWDIFKGIAKTVSDMAPGVLEVEKDLVLVPTLHDTPNELAMPFGVADWKKGECEPIPGKTMPSMVVVERDYRDIYKKFTSLGPLLDKLGNGGKGMQWDTKDEVKFLGDLNLRVREEGVSHGRPNIDTAIDAAEVIMHLAPETNGHVAVKAWESLGTFTGRDHTHLAVGKEHEAIRFRDIQAQPRKIISSPIWSGLEDEHVSYNAGYTNVHELIPWRTLTGRQQFYQDHEWMLAFGEGFMQYRPPVDTKTIAPILGKKPNGHKEIVLNWITPHQKWGIHSTYSDNLLMQTLSRGGPIVWLSEDDARDAGIEDNDWIELFNVNGAIAARAVVSQRMMPGIAMMYHAQERIINTPGSEITGTRGGIHNSVTRVVLKPTHMIGGYAQYAYGFNYYGTVGTNRDELVVVRKMDKVDWLDGEPVPAASAQEVA
- a CDS encoding peptidylprolyl isomerase, which codes for MGASKPRLRELPITVIDSGKPAAQEASEHQHDHADDGPRTLGQPAPAFLFVGDVAISEAEIAREMQFHRAMTPEKSRADAARALVVRELLRCEVARLGLQAAVQAQAGEPEEEACIRALLEREVDNRVPSEDDCRRYFEQNPERFHAPDRIRVRHILLGAAADDVTGRFNAREQAEKLVAELKAQPHLFADFALRHSDCPSKEAGGDLGWLERGQTVPEFDRQVFRLREGLAAFPVESRWGYHVVCVDALESGERLAFDQVHQRISDYLELQVRQRELQQYLHGLQERFEVRGLDAIEAEAA
- a CDS encoding NarK family nitrate/nitrite MFS transporter, whose translation is MSAQLANKPRSVGFLIHDWHPEDAAFWAKTGNRIANRNLAISIPALLLAFAIWQMFSAVTVSLPQVGFQFDTNQLFWLAALPALSGATLRIFYSFVVPLFGGRRWTAIATASLLIPAVWLGFAVQDTTTPYWHFVAIAILCGFGGGNFASSMSNISFFYPKAKQGFALGMNAGLGNLGVSATQFVIPLVITFGLFGAVAGAPQLTAEGKQLFLQNAGFVWVPFLLVCAVAAWFGMHDLAAARSSFAEQAVIFKRKHNWLMCWLYIGTFGSFIGFSAGFPMLIKTQFPDVNPMAYAFLGPLVGALMRSVGGWLSDKLGGALLTFWVFALMIVGVFAVLHFLPEHGQGGNFHGFLGSFMALFVLSGIGNASTFRMIPVIFRTLHERWSANADADGKAAATRQAGIESAAVIGFSSAIGAYGGFFIPKSYGSSIAWTGGPALALYGFVVFYATCLAVTWWWYFRRGAETPC
- the narJ gene encoding nitrate reductase molybdenum cofactor assembly chaperone yields the protein MSLLKLVGVLLDYPQDALWQHGEELLEAANDPGLPLPRRQALVQLVRELLDTDALDAQERWLMLFDRGRSMSLLLFEHIHGESRDRGQAMVDLVEAYRKNGFELSAKELPDYLPLLLEYLSQRPQAEARDWLRHVSHIIGLLAARAGERSSPYAVLLELLVEYAEGRLELDALRKRASEEPRDDTPEAMDRLWEEEAVRFGAEAPGEDCTPPTRMPARTSTPPAAARQVQP
- the narI gene encoding respiratory nitrate reductase subunit gamma, giving the protein MNYLNTFAFQFYPYIALAVFLIGSWVRFDKSMYTWRTGSSQLLSDKGMRIGSNLFHLGILAILGGHLVGLLTPHALYEQFITAPQKQLLAMVAGGVFGAVCLVGIVILTVRRLSNPRVRATGTAGDTVILLLLFAQLLLGLYTIVASTHHMDGGVMMALAEWAQHIVTFRGGAAEFVVGVHWVYKAHIFLGLTLILLTPFTRLVHVWSIPLGYLWRPYQVVRRRQPTLRYGPRS
- a CDS encoding DUF7009 family protein; this encodes MKVQMQGQSLRFRIDEAELAALQAGQAVDNLTRFPGGSLRQSVVLTDAAEPMLEGGVRLHLPRALLEPYMARLPCRDGLTIRLPLDANGGDEAIEIDFEVDVRDSVRNRGVSRR
- the narH gene encoding nitrate reductase subunit beta, giving the protein MKVRAQIAMVLNLDKCIGCHTCSITCKNVWTSREGVEYAWFNNVETKPGVGYPKEWENQDKWNGGWVRSASGKLVPRAGGRWRMLSKIFANPDLPQIDDYYEPFDFDYQHLHQAPDGKHQPTARPRSLITGQRMQKIHWGPNWEEILGTEFAKRAKDKNFDNVQKEIYGAFEKTFMMYLPRLCEHCLNPACVSACPSGAIYKREEDGIVLIDQDKCRGWRMCVSACPYKKIYYNWKSGKSEKCIFCYPRIEMGEPTVCSETCVGRIRYLGVLLYDADRIQEAASTPAEKDLYQAHLDIFLDPFDPAVIEAARKEGIPDSWLDAAKQSPTYKLAIDWKLALPLHPEYRTLPMVWYVPPLSPIQSAAERGRVGMNGELPDVGSLRIPVRYLANMLTAGDEAPVVRALERMMAMRAWRRSLNVDGVEDLAVLKQAGLTVAQAEDMYRYLAIANYEDRFVIPSAHREYANDAFGERGGCGFSWGNGCSGDSPADLFGQRKTTTYAVHPNRQEAPLEVVE
- a CDS encoding MoaD/ThiS family protein yields the protein MKVEVKLFGAFRDHQPDARVALELAEGATVADLRRALETHAAAHWPAFNPKLLAYSAFASDRAVLREADPIPADGQMAVLPPVSGG
- a CDS encoding molybdenum cofactor biosynthesis protein MoaE, with protein sequence MNATEESRHHCAVVDIAEGKLDPSAALEFVSDPGFGGIAMFVGRVRDLNHGRVVTGVSYDMFDALALNGFADIAARCDAEFGPKLKLYIAHAKGRLGIGDLAVVVAAGTPHRDEAFRACRQVIEAVKHTSPVWKQEHYEDGDSVWSEGCSLCGHEPEVARDAHAGHGH
- the mobA gene encoding molybdenum cofactor guanylyltransferase, with product MPATVTDPAWTGVVLAGGRSSRMGRDKAGLPWHGKPLLHHMAYLLREAGASHVAVSGDYPELDGIPDTERDLGPLGGIAGVAAALPDGPLLIVPVDMPMIAAPLLATLATSDARCACYRDHMLPLRLQLDARLRDWLPEALRLPPNRRSLRALHAAQDGVFLPLPEHAAAQLDNLNTPEQWQEAAR